Proteins from a single region of Gasterosteus aculeatus chromosome Y, fGasAcu3.hap1.1, whole genome shotgun sequence:
- the LOC144391342 gene encoding uncharacterized protein LOC144391342 has product MARSDSHLAQLTSIFQMKGGVAGQKLAKHLEILQEETSDVNLKRTAILKALCIYLGEDEGQLVWEYIDIEGNDILRDLQKHTMGIYVINKEGGEMRHCDDIGIFVEGVIILDNCGSVARACAMMLGVIYTLNMAYPKELRYYYEFLQKVLFRMDAEKLSPQILGLRNKIDAGL; this is encoded by the exons ATGGCACGGTCGGACAGCCATTTAGCCCAATTGACATCCATCTTCCAGATGAAGGGAGGAGTTGCTGGCCAGAAACTagctaaacatctggagatTTTGCAAGAA GAGACAAGTGATGTCAATCTGAAAAGGACAGCTATCCTAAAGGCTCTTTGCATCTACCTGGGTGAGGACGAGGGACAGCTCGTTTGGGAGTATATA gacatTGAAGGAAATGACATCCTGAGAGACCTGCAAAAGCATACCATGGGTATATATGTCATCAACAAGGAGGGTGGAGAAATGCGACATTGTGATGACATTGGAATTTTCGTTGAAGGAGTAATCATTCTCGACAACTGTGGATCTGTGGCCCGCGCTTGTGCAATGATGCTGGGAGTCATCTACACTCTGAACATGGCTTACCCCAAAGAGCTAAGATACTATTACGAATTCCTTCAGAAAGTGCTCTTTCGAATGGATGCTGAAAAGCTTTCCCCCCAAATCCTTGGACTAAGGAACAAAATAGATGCTGGACTGTAG